The following is a genomic window from Paenibacillus sp. FSL R5-0766.
AACTGGTAGGTCTTGATCCGGAAGAATTCCCGGTACTTCCAAGCATCGAAGAAAACCAAACGGTCTCCATTCCAGGAGATTTGCTGAAAAATATGATCAAACAAACGGTCTTCTCCATTTCCACACATGAGACTACTCCAATCCTGACAGGTGTACTCTGGAGTTTGGGTGACAACGAATTGAAATTTGTGGCAACAGACCGTCACCGTCTTGCTACTCGATCAGCAATGCTGGATAATGCAGAAGGTATCCGCTTCAACAACGTGGTCATTTCCGGTAAAACGCTGAACGAGCTCAGCAAAATTGTTCCGGATCAAAATACCCTTGTGGATATCGTTGTTGCAGATAACCAGGTCCTGTTCAAAATCGACCGTGTATTGTTCTACTCTCGTATTCTGGACGGAACATATCCCGATACTTCTAGAATTATTCCAACGTCATACAAAACAGAACTTGTTTTAGATACAAAAAAATTAAGTGAATCCATTGACCGGGCTTATTTGCTGTCGCGTGAAGAGAAAACAAACATCGTGCGTATGCAAACGATGGATTCGGGATCGGTTGAAATTTCTTCAAGCTCTTCCGAGCTAGGTAAAGTAAGAGAAGAAATCGAACCTGCCGAGTTTACAGGAGATCCGTTAAAAATCTCGTTCAACTCCAAATACATGCTGGATGTGCTGAAAGTTGTTGAAAGTGAGCAGCTGATGATCGCTTTTACAGGAGTCATGAGTCCAATTATCTTGAAACCGCTGGATGACAGTCACAGCCTTTACGTGATATTGCCATATCGGACGACCAACTAACGAAAGGAAGATCACCGTGAACCAAGTTACGATTCGTACGGAATATATTAAGCTTGATCAATTTTTGAAACTGGCTGATTGCATCCCAACTGGAGGTATGGCCAAAGCTTTGCTTCAGGAAGGTCTTGTACGTGTGAATAAAGAGCCTGAGGAACGCCGGGGACGGAAGTTATACCCTGGGGATATCGTTGAGGTGGACGGAGAAGGTACATTCGAAGTTGCTGCAGAATAGGAAGACCAGTTCGATCCTGCTGCCTCCTGACGGACGGGATAAAAGGGAGGTTACCGCGTGTTTGTGAACAGCATTGATCTGCAGAATTTCCGCAATTATGAACATCTGAGACTGGATTCTTTTGGTCCCGTAAACTTGTTGATCGGGCAAAATGCCCAAGGCAAGACCAATCTTGCAGAGGCGATTTTTGTACTCGCACTCACCAAGAGTCACCGTACATCCCGTGACAAGGAGTTAATCCGTTTCGGTGAGGAACGTGCCAGACTTGCAGCAGAGGTCGACAAAAAGTATGGATCGGTCAAGCTTGAACTATCTTTGTCGCAACAAGGCAAAAAAGCAAAGATTAACGGCCTGGAGCAGCGCAAGTTAAGTGATTTTGTCGGAGCGCTCAATGTTGTGATGTTTGCACCGGAGGATCTGGAAATTGTAAAAGGCACACCGGGGGTCCGCCGCCGGTTTCTTGACATGGAGATCGGGCAGGTAGCACCAGGTTACCTGTATCACCTACAGCAATACCAAAAAGTGCTCGTCCAACGAAACAATTTGCTTAAGCAGTTATGGGGACAAGGGGCATCAGCCCAGACCATGCTTGAGGTGTGGAACGAACAACTGGTTGAGCATGGTGTTAAAATCGTCAAAAAAAGGAAACAATTCATAAAGAAACTGCAAAAGTGGGCAGAAACGATTCATCAGGGGATCACCGGAGGCGGAGAAGTCTTGCGGCTGGCCTACCTTCCTTCCTTCAGCGAAGCCGCTGAGGAAGATGAAGCTGTCTTAATGGACCAATTTATGATAAAATTATCACAAATGAAAGAGCAGGAGATTCGCCGAGGCACAACCCTTAGTGGGCCGCATCGGGATGACCTGTCCTTTTTCATTAACGATCGGGAAGTACAAACATATGGCTCGCAGGGGCAGCAGCGCACAACAGCGTTGTCCCTTAAACTTGCGGAAATTGAACTGATTCATGAAGAAATCGGAGAATATCCAGTTCTGTTGCTGGATGATGTTTTGTCCGAGCTGGATCCTTTTCGCCAGACGCAGCTGATCGAAACGTTCCAGAGCAAGGTGCAAACCTTTATTACGGCTACGGGGATCGAGAGCCTGAACGTTGACAAGCTCAAAGATGCCAGTATTTATCACGTTCATGCCGGACAGGTTGAACGCTAAGGAGTGAGGGGCTTATGTACATTCATCTGGGCGGTGAGAAGATCATCCGTTCTTCCGAATTGGTCGCTATTTTTGATATATCGATTGAAAAATCCTCAAAGATCTCCAAGCAGTATGTCACGCATGCCGAGCAGGAAAAAACAGTGGAACACATCGGTGAAGAGGAAGCGAAGTCCATTGTGGTTACCAAAAACATTGTGTACTACTCGCCTATTTCCTCAGCCACGCTGAAAAAGCGGGCTCACATTTTTCCTGATCTCTAGCGTTTGTGTCGCATAAGGTATGTCTTTTTCTGCTTGTTTTTATGTGGACATCTGGCTGAAATGAAGGACGTTGCCTATTTCAGCAAACATTATTAGTTAGCGCATATTTACGATATTGAATCTATAGAAGTAGGTGAAAGGCATGTCTATGAATCAACCGTCATATGATGCGAATGAAATTCAGGTCCTTGAAGGATTGGAAGCCGTACGGAAGCGTCCGGGGATGTATATCGGTTCCACCAGTTCCAAGGGCCTGCATCATCTGGTCTGGGAAGTAGTGGACAACAGTATTGACGAAGCGCTTGCAGGTTACTGTGACCACATTGAGGTCAGTATCCATGAAGACAATAGCGTGACTGTCGTCGATAACGGACGGGGTATTCCTGTCGGCGAACATACCAAAATGAAACGTCCTGCACTTGAGGTAGTTATGACTGTCCTCCATGCAGGGGGGAAATTTGGCGGCGGCGGATATAAAGTATCCGGTGGTTTGCATGGTGTTGGTGTGTCCGTTGTGAATGCACTCTCTGAAAAAGTGGTTGTAACGGTTAAACGTGAGGGACATATCTATCAACAGGAATATCGCCGTGGAGCTCCACAGTACGACCTGAAAGTGATCGGTACAACCGACGAAACAGGAACAACGGTTAGATTCCATCCGGACCCTGAAATTTTCACGGAAACAAGAGTTTATGAATATGACATCTTGCTGGCCCGTATTCGTGAGCTGGCGTTCCTGAACAAGGGTATTGGTCTTACACTGACGGATGAGCGTACAGGTGCAACCAACTCATTCCTGTATGAAGGCGGCATTATCGAATACGTCTCCTTCCTCAACCAGAAGCGCGAAGTACTGCATGAGAATCCAATTTACGTTGAAGGTTCCAGAGATAACATCCAGGTGGAAGTTGCTCTGCAATACAATGACAACTACACCGAGAATATCTATTCCTTCGCGAACAATATCAACACGCATGAGGGCGGAACGCATGAATCAGGTTTCAAGAGTGCCCTTACGCGGATTATCAATGACTACGCCCGTAAGGCGGGGGTAATCAAGGACAGCACGGGGAACCTTTCCGGGGATGACGTG
Proteins encoded in this region:
- the recF gene encoding DNA replication/repair protein RecF, translating into MFVNSIDLQNFRNYEHLRLDSFGPVNLLIGQNAQGKTNLAEAIFVLALTKSHRTSRDKELIRFGEERARLAAEVDKKYGSVKLELSLSQQGKKAKINGLEQRKLSDFVGALNVVMFAPEDLEIVKGTPGVRRRFLDMEIGQVAPGYLYHLQQYQKVLVQRNNLLKQLWGQGASAQTMLEVWNEQLVEHGVKIVKKRKQFIKKLQKWAETIHQGITGGGEVLRLAYLPSFSEAAEEDEAVLMDQFMIKLSQMKEQEIRRGTTLSGPHRDDLSFFINDREVQTYGSQGQQRTTALSLKLAEIELIHEEIGEYPVLLLDDVLSELDPFRQTQLIETFQSKVQTFITATGIESLNVDKLKDASIYHVHAGQVER
- a CDS encoding extracellular matrix/biofilm biosynthesis regulator RemA family protein → MYIHLGGEKIIRSSELVAIFDISIEKSSKISKQYVTHAEQEKTVEHIGEEEAKSIVVTKNIVYYSPISSATLKKRAHIFPDL
- the dnaN gene encoding DNA polymerase III subunit beta, whose protein sequence is MKISIMKNYLNDSIQQVSKAISSRTTIPILSGIKFDVNHQGVTLTASDTDISIQSFIPLEDGDKSVVQVDQPGSVVLPAKFFVEIIKKLPSQEVHMEVKENFNTFISAGATEIQLVGLDPEEFPVLPSIEENQTVSIPGDLLKNMIKQTVFSISTHETTPILTGVLWSLGDNELKFVATDRHRLATRSAMLDNAEGIRFNNVVISGKTLNELSKIVPDQNTLVDIVVADNQVLFKIDRVLFYSRILDGTYPDTSRIIPTSYKTELVLDTKKLSESIDRAYLLSREEKTNIVRMQTMDSGSVEISSSSSELGKVREEIEPAEFTGDPLKISFNSKYMLDVLKVVESEQLMIAFTGVMSPIILKPLDDSHSLYVILPYRTTN
- the yaaA gene encoding S4 domain-containing protein YaaA, whose amino-acid sequence is MNQVTIRTEYIKLDQFLKLADCIPTGGMAKALLQEGLVRVNKEPEERRGRKLYPGDIVEVDGEGTFEVAAE